The Akkermansia muciniphila genome includes the window ACCGCTGGAAACGCTCCAGATCATAGGGGTCTTTCGCATACGTTATCCCCGCCTGGGCCAGAAACTGAAGTTCCACCGCCCATTCCAGCCATTTGGGAGGCAATGCATTATGAACGGTTTCAGCAGCGTCATCCATGTGTTCACTTTACCACAAGGGGCTATTCCGGCGAACCTTATTTTCCAGCCGGCCTTCTTCCGTGACGGATTGTTCACTCAGGCCTTCTGGACTGTTCACCATCCCCATGGCAGATTTCCCACGTAACCCACATGATTGATTCATCCAGTCTTTAATGGACCAAGGTACGGGCATTCCCCAGGTTTGCCGTTCCGCATGAAAAAAGACGCCTCATGACGCGCCAGGCCGCATGAGGCGTTGATCATTTTTCCCCTTTTACTTCCGGCAGCGCCACGGGTTCCCCCAGGAACCGGGGTTCACGCCCCCACAGCCACAAATCCAGCATCATCCACATGCGCGCCGCACGTTCCCTGAACCAGCTTTTAATGCGTGAACGGCGGTTGGGAACATCCGGTGCGCTGACGGCCCACGCTTCCATTCCCTCATGTGCAGCGATCGCCAGGGCGCGTTCATTGTGAAATTCCTGGGAAACGATGACCATGGTTGAAACGCCAAAGACCTCCTTCATCCTCACGACGGAATCCAGCGTCCGCAGCCCCGCAAAGTCACACACAATCCGGTCATCCGGGACGCCGCGCTCCACCAGGGCCTGCTTCATCCAATCCGGTTCATTGTAGGCGTGGGAGCTATTGTCCCCGGAAACGACAAAAACCGCCGCCTTCCCAGCCCTCCAAAGTTCCGCCGCCGTATCCATTCTATTATAGAAATACCCGTTGGGACCTCCCATGAACGCAGGGGAGCACCCCAGCACCAGGGCAGGCGCGCGAACAGGAACATCCGCGGAATGCTCAAAAATTCTGTTCTTGGAAGCGGAAAAAATGTACCACTCCGACGCGGCGGACAACAAAACCATTCCCACAAGAACGCCGCCCGTTATCTTCAACGCCAGCAAGACCCCTCTTTTTCCGCTCCGGCATGAATTAGCCGGCTTCCCAAACCAGCGTATATTGAAAAACTTCATAAGCAGTATTCAGATTTTCCAGCCCAAAATGGCCTACTTTTCCCATTTTCAATTCTTTGTCCGGCAACTATTTTCGCCCAGCGTTCTTTCATTGGTTCCCCGCATCATAAACGGAGCAATGGAACGCAGCCAACTTTATTTCTTCAAACGGGGATTCAGCATTTACTGATGCAGCCATTCAAAAAAACCGATGGAATGCCATGAACAAAAAAGCCCGCTGGCAGCGGGCTTTTATCTACATAGATTTGTAATTTGTATTTAGCTAAGTACCCCCGACCGGACTCGAACCGGTACGTCCTTGCGGACAACAGATTTTAAGTCTGCAGCGTCTACCATTCCGCCACGAGGGCATTTACCGGACGGCACTCTACAGGAATGCCGCGGGGATTCAAGCACGAATCCCCTTCCGGCTTTCAAAGCCTAGCCGCAGACTTCCACAACCATGCTGATTTCCACCGCTACGTTGAGCGGCAGTGCGGACACTCCTACGGCGGTCCTGCTGTGACGGCCGATTTCGCCGAAGGCTTCCACCAGCAGGTCGGACGCGCCGTTCAGAACCCTGGGATGGTCGTAAAAGTCGGGACCGGCATTCACGAAGCCGTTCACGGCCACGATGCGAGAAACTTTTTCCAGGGAACCCACCGCCTGCACAATGACAGCCAGACGGTTCAGAATGGCGGCGCGCGCAGCGGCCTGCCCTTCTTCCACGGTTAAATCCTGCCCCACCTTGCCGAAGTATTTATCCTCACCGTTGACGGAGATGCCGCCGGAGAGGTGAAGCAGGTTTCCCGTGCGCACACACTGCACGTAGGAACCTACGGGCGCGGGCGCATCATAAATGGCATAACCAAGGTCGGAAAGGCGTTGACGTATTTTATCCATAATAGAGAATTTGACAAAGGTTGGATTTGAAGAATGCACCGGGATTATTTGCATTTCCAGATGCATTTCATGACATTTTGAACAATTTTCAGCCTGTTTGCACGTAAAATGATTGCCATCTACCTCATTTAGTTGCTATTGAAACAACCCGTACATGATGACCGACGAAACTCCTTCCACAGACCCCAAGCAGCAAATTCCGGATCTTTCCGGCTTGGCCGATTTCCAATTCGGTCCGGCCTGGGCGAGACCGGGTGCCCGGCAGGAACGTGCCGCGTCTTATCCGGAACGCAGGTCCGGAGACAGGCAGGGAGGCGACCGCCGGCCGCGGCGCGATAACCGCGAAGGCAGGCAGCCCCGGGGGGAACGCCGTTTTGACGGTCAGAGTGGCGAAAGAAGATTCAACCGGGATGACCGCACCCGCGGTTCCTTCCGTCCGCGACGCGACGGGGAACGCCGGGAAGAGGCAGCACGCCCCCCGCTGGCGGAACCCGCAGAAGGGCTGCGCGTGGAGCTGCGCCCCGTGGATTCCGGCCTGGCCGCCCTTCATCAGGAGGTGCAGAAGCATCGCCGCACCATTTCCCTGCTGGACCTGGCCAAGGTGGTCATGGGATCCTATGACCGTTATGACCTGGTATTCATGAAGCAGGAGAACGGACCGGACCTGTACCACTGCAAGCATGGCGACGGAGCCTGCTTCATTTCCCGCCAGGAGGCCGTCAAGCATCTCTGGCAGTCAGCCTGGATGCCCAAGTATTATGAGTCCGTGGAACAGGAAGTGGAAGCGCCCAAGGGCGATTTCAAGGCGGTTGCCAAGTGCTCCCTGAATAATGAACTGGTGGGGCCCGTCAACTGGCACGGCTACCAGTCCGCCCTGATGAACCTGCACCGCACCAAATTTGCCAGCATGCCTTTTGAGGCGTTCCGTTCCAAAATCGTGACGGACAAGAGCGAAGAAGCCGTTCAGGCCTGGCAGGACGCAGTCTCCAAGCGCACCGCCTGGAAACCCGTGCGTGAAGGAGCATCCGAAGTTCTTCTGGAATCCCCCGCCGCCGTAGAACAGGATTTTGAGTCCAACCATTTTGAGGATTGCTATGACGTCACGGACAAGGTGTTCGTCAACGGCGCCGTGAAGAAGAACCATCTTTCCCCCGGCCTGTGGGCGCACCTGATCCAATTGTCCGGCACCACGCGCCGCCATCCCAGCATGCTGATTCCAAACCTCTGCCACGGTCTGGCCCGCCACCACATGCCCATTTTCAAGTGGAAGGGCAACCATTACACCGGTCCGGCGCGTCCCAAGGCCATGGAGGAAGGCACCGTCCTGTCTGATTCCCTGATGTC containing:
- a CDS encoding RidA family protein, which encodes MDKIRQRLSDLGYAIYDAPAPVGSYVQCVRTGNLLHLSGGISVNGEDKYFGKVGQDLTVEEGQAAARAAILNRLAVIVQAVGSLEKVSRIVAVNGFVNAGPDFYDHPRVLNGASDLLVEAFGEIGRHSRTAVGVSALPLNVAVEISMVVEVCG
- a CDS encoding SanA/YdcF family protein; amino-acid sequence: MGGPNGYFYNRMDTAAELWRAGKAAVFVVSGDNSSHAYNEPDWMKQALVERGVPDDRIVCDFAGLRTLDSVVRMKEVFGVSTMVIVSQEFHNERALAIAAHEGMEAWAVSAPDVPNRRSRIKSWFRERAARMWMMLDLWLWGREPRFLGEPVALPEVKGEK